The Aequorivita sublithincola DSM 14238 genome window below encodes:
- the galE gene encoding UDP-glucose 4-epimerase GalE yields MKKILVTGGLGYIGSHTVVELQNAGYQVIIVDNLSNSSLDVLEGITNISKTPPAFERLDLRYKADVSEFFKRNQDIEGIIHFAASKAVGESVANPLLYYENNLNTLIYLLQECNAYGIETFIFSSSCTVYGEPDSLPITEDAAVKEATSPYGNTKQISEEILKDTCSISTLKAIALRYFNPIGAHETVEIGELPAGVPQNLVPFITQTAAGLRKELSVYGDDYPTEDGSCIRDYIHVVDLAKAHVIALGRLLSKTNNSNYEVFNLGTGRGSSVLEVVNSFEKTTGEKLNYKIVDRRPGDVISVYADTKKANDVLGWKAQETMEDALLSSWKWEKKVRGMQ; encoded by the coding sequence ATGAAAAAAATACTCGTTACAGGCGGTTTAGGCTACATTGGAAGTCATACCGTTGTTGAACTTCAAAATGCAGGTTATCAGGTTATCATAGTTGATAATCTTTCAAATTCATCTTTGGATGTTTTGGAAGGCATAACCAATATATCCAAAACTCCCCCAGCTTTTGAAAGGCTTGATCTTCGTTATAAAGCGGATGTTTCAGAATTTTTCAAAAGAAATCAAGACATTGAAGGAATTATTCATTTTGCAGCCAGTAAAGCTGTTGGCGAAAGTGTTGCCAATCCGCTACTTTATTACGAAAACAATCTAAATACGCTAATTTATTTGTTGCAGGAATGTAATGCTTACGGAATTGAAACCTTTATTTTCAGTTCTTCGTGCACGGTTTATGGCGAACCAGATTCGCTTCCTATAACTGAAGATGCAGCTGTAAAGGAAGCCACTTCACCTTATGGAAATACCAAACAAATTAGTGAAGAAATACTGAAAGACACTTGCTCTATTTCAACTTTAAAAGCAATTGCGCTTCGTTATTTTAATCCAATTGGCGCTCACGAAACTGTTGAAATAGGCGAGCTTCCTGCTGGAGTTCCACAAAATTTAGTTCCGTTTATTACACAGACCGCCGCTGGTTTACGAAAAGAATTATCTGTTTATGGAGACGACTATCCTACCGAGGACGGCAGCTGTATTCGCGATTACATTCACGTTGTAGATTTGGCTAAGGCACACGTAATAGCCTTAGGAAGATTGCTTTCAAAGACAAATAATTCAAATTATGAAGTCTTCAATCTTGGAACGGGTAGAGGAAGTTCTGTTCTAGAAGTGGTGAATTCATTCGAAAAGACAACTGGCGAAAAATTGAATTATAAAATTGTAGATCGTCGTCCTGGCGATGTAATCTCAGTATATGCAGATACCAAGAAAGCAAATGATGTTTTAGGTTGGAAGGCCCAAGAAACAATGGAAGATGCTTTGTTGTCTTCTTGGAAATGGGAGAAGAAAGTACGAGGTATGCAGTAA
- a CDS encoding DegT/DnrJ/EryC1/StrS family aminotransferase has translation MKKIQMVDLKGQYKDIKEHVDSSIMNVIETTAFINGPDVHEFQKELEEYLGVKHVIPCANGTDALQIAMMALDLKPGDEVITADFTFAATVEVIALLRLTPVLVDVDPINFNIDIDAIKRAITPKTKAIVPVHLFGLVANMDEIMDIAKEHNLYVIEDNAQAIGADYTSKDGTKKKAGTIGHVASTSFFPSKNLGCYGDGGAIFTNDDALAHTIRGIVNHGMYVRYHHDVVGVNSRLDSIQAAVLRAKLPYLDTYNAARRNAARKYSLAFAEIENIITPTGFCDNTQSICDVCDCHVFHQYTLKVVGVDRDALVNHLTEKEIPCGVYYPIPLHLQKAYKDERYNEADFTVTNQLVKEVISLPMHTELDDEQIDFITKTVIDFIEK, from the coding sequence ATGAAAAAAATACAAATGGTTGACCTTAAGGGTCAGTATAAAGATATAAAGGAACACGTGGACAGTTCTATAATGAATGTGATTGAAACTACTGCATTCATCAATGGACCAGACGTTCACGAATTTCAAAAGGAACTTGAGGAATATTTAGGCGTAAAACACGTAATTCCTTGCGCCAACGGTACTGATGCTTTGCAAATTGCAATGATGGCGCTGGATTTAAAACCAGGCGATGAGGTTATTACGGCAGATTTCACCTTTGCTGCAACTGTTGAAGTTATTGCGCTTTTACGACTAACGCCAGTTTTGGTTGATGTGGATCCGATAAACTTCAACATTGACATTGATGCCATAAAACGCGCAATCACCCCAAAAACGAAGGCAATTGTTCCCGTTCATCTTTTTGGTCTTGTGGCCAATATGGACGAAATTATGGACATTGCTAAAGAACACAATTTATATGTAATTGAAGATAACGCCCAAGCAATTGGCGCTGATTACACATCAAAGGATGGTACAAAGAAAAAGGCTGGAACTATAGGTCACGTGGCTTCCACTTCGTTTTTTCCTTCTAAAAATTTAGGATGCTATGGTGATGGTGGAGCGATTTTCACGAATGATGATGCTTTGGCACACACCATTCGCGGAATTGTAAATCACGGAATGTACGTTCGCTACCACCACGATGTGGTTGGTGTTAATAGTAGGTTAGATTCCATTCAGGCTGCAGTGCTTCGTGCTAAGTTGCCGTATTTGGATACCTACAACGCTGCTCGCCGTAATGCCGCTAGAAAATACAGTCTAGCTTTCGCGGAAATTGAAAATATAATTACTCCTACCGGCTTCTGTGATAATACTCAAAGTATTTGTGATGTTTGCGATTGCCATGTTTTTCATCAATACACTTTAAAAGTTGTTGGGGTGGATCGCGATGCGTTAGTAAATCATTTAACAGAAAAGGAAATTCCTTGCGGTGTGTATTACCCAATTCCATTACATCTCCAAAAAGCTTATAAAGATGAACGATATAACGAAGCGGATTTTACTGTAACAAATCAGTTGGTAAAAGAGGTGATTTCGTTGCCAATGCATACGGAGTTGGATGATGAGCAGATTGATTTTATAACAAAAACTGTGATTGATTTTATTGAGAAATGA
- a CDS encoding DUF6624 domain-containing protein, whose protein sequence is MIRSLLLFFAFALSSVSYCQEINLDLKNELKLILLKDQGFRELFIGGISDERKQELLKELSISEKDFSENEMKLFNRNDSLNLVEVEKIIKEYGYPEKSLVGEPENEAAWFVIQHSDKIEEYFPLIEKASEKVELKRSKVAMMEDRMLMHKGEPQIYGTQGKDLHIVNDQNKQKEFFQLIWPIKNPENVNELRKTVGLNSTIEDYAQQLGIEYKVYTIEEVN, encoded by the coding sequence ATGATAAGATCCCTTCTTTTATTTTTTGCTTTTGCATTAAGCTCAGTTTCATACTGCCAAGAGATTAATCTTGATTTGAAAAATGAGTTAAAGCTTATTTTATTGAAAGACCAAGGATTTCGTGAATTGTTTATTGGTGGGATTTCTGATGAAAGAAAGCAAGAACTCTTAAAAGAACTTTCAATTTCTGAAAAGGATTTTTCTGAAAATGAAATGAAGCTTTTTAACCGAAACGATAGTCTAAATTTAGTTGAAGTTGAAAAAATAATAAAAGAATATGGTTATCCTGAAAAATCATTGGTTGGAGAGCCAGAAAATGAAGCAGCTTGGTTTGTAATTCAACATTCAGATAAAATTGAAGAATATTTCCCATTAATTGAGAAAGCTAGTGAAAAGGTAGAACTGAAAAGATCTAAAGTTGCGATGATGGAGGATAGAATGTTAATGCACAAAGGCGAACCTCAGATTTATGGAACTCAAGGAAAAGATTTGCACATCGTTAATGATCAAAATAAACAAAAAGAATTTTTCCAACTTATATGGCCCATTAAGAATCCAGAAAATGTAAATGAACTTCGTAAAACTGTTGGACTTAATTCAACAATAGAAGATTATGCGCAACAATTAGGAATAGAATATAAAGTCTATACAATTGAGGAAGTAAATTAA
- a CDS encoding hemerythrin domain-containing protein, whose product MKKQNIVLTPLIEEHDEVILLCERIREGLQNKVDDKRIKNYIDWFKEHYLDLHFEIEKKYIFPILGNTNVRVKRALANHRRLNRLFAETSKLNIVLNKIEEELSSYIGFEERVLYNEIRDIASAEQWEEIEKSHHQLEFNDDDWKDRFWETSID is encoded by the coding sequence ATGAAGAAACAAAACATAGTCTTAACGCCACTTATTGAAGAGCACGACGAAGTTATTCTCCTTTGTGAACGAATTAGAGAAGGACTGCAAAACAAAGTTGACGACAAACGAATTAAAAATTACATTGATTGGTTTAAGGAGCATTACTTAGATCTTCACTTCGAAATAGAGAAAAAGTATATTTTTCCTATTCTTGGGAATACTAATGTTCGGGTAAAAAGAGCTTTGGCAAACCATAGAAGACTAAACCGTTTGTTTGCAGAAACATCCAAACTTAACATCGTTTTAAACAAAATTGAAGAAGAATTGAGTAGTTATATTGGGTTTGAAGAACGTGTTTTATACAACGAAATCCGAGATATAGCAAGTGCCGAGCAATGGGAGGAAATTGAAAAAAGTCATCATCAATTAGAATTTAATGACGATGATTGGAAAGATCGATTTTGGGAAACGTCCATTGATTAA
- a CDS encoding 3-deoxy-D-manno-octulosonic acid transferase codes for MHTIYNLLIQFASFGLRIVALFSNKMKLFVDGRKDVFEILQQKISLEDKTIWFHCASLGEFEQGVPIMEAMKKLKPNHKIVVSFFSPSGFENKKNTPLADAVVYLPMDTQLNAKRFIEAIHPSIALFVKYEFWPNYLFLLQKKNIPTLLVSGVFRENQIFFKSYGGFMRNALSTFKHFFVQEENSEILLKNIGFKNVTVSGDTRFDRVSHQIEMDNTLKFAEDFKGNSLCIVCGSTWPEDEVLLVNYINTSPENVKFIIAPHKIEADKIEDFRRKINKKSILHSDKDEVNISEYEVLIIDCIGLLGKLYSYADIAFVGGAAGKTGLHNILEPATFGVPIVIGKNYDEFPEAIRLRDLAGLYSVTNSEECSAILNKFITNANFRNQTGMICGHFVNKNTGATQKVVDYISVHFE; via the coding sequence ATGCACACAATCTATAACTTATTAATTCAATTTGCTTCCTTCGGTTTAAGGATTGTGGCGCTTTTCAGCAACAAGATGAAGCTTTTTGTTGACGGCAGAAAAGATGTTTTTGAAATTCTTCAGCAAAAAATTTCTTTAGAAGACAAAACCATTTGGTTCCATTGTGCATCTTTAGGTGAATTTGAACAAGGTGTTCCAATAATGGAGGCAATGAAAAAACTAAAACCAAACCATAAAATTGTGGTCAGCTTTTTCTCGCCTTCCGGTTTTGAGAATAAAAAAAATACTCCTTTGGCTGATGCCGTGGTCTATTTGCCGATGGACACCCAATTAAACGCGAAAAGGTTTATTGAAGCGATTCATCCATCTATCGCACTTTTTGTGAAATATGAATTCTGGCCTAATTATCTTTTTCTACTTCAAAAGAAAAATATTCCAACCCTCCTAGTTTCGGGAGTTTTTCGAGAAAACCAAATCTTCTTTAAAAGCTATGGTGGTTTTATGAGAAACGCACTTTCCACTTTTAAACACTTTTTTGTACAAGAAGAAAATTCTGAAATACTTTTAAAAAACATCGGTTTCAAAAATGTAACTGTTAGTGGCGACACTCGATTTGACAGGGTTTCGCATCAAATTGAAATGGACAATACGTTGAAATTTGCAGAAGATTTCAAAGGAAATTCGCTTTGCATTGTCTGCGGAAGCACTTGGCCAGAAGATGAAGTTCTGTTGGTAAATTACATAAATACTTCCCCAGAAAACGTTAAGTTCATCATTGCTCCGCATAAAATTGAAGCTGATAAGATTGAAGATTTCAGAAGAAAAATCAATAAGAAATCAATTCTTCATTCAGATAAAGATGAAGTGAATATTTCTGAATACGAAGTTTTAATTATTGACTGTATCGGTCTGTTGGGCAAACTTTATAGCTATGCAGATATCGCCTTTGTTGGTGGTGCGGCAGGAAAAACTGGGCTTCACAATATATTGGAGCCCGCCACTTTTGGAGTGCCAATTGTTATTGGAAAAAATTATGACGAATTTCCAGAAGCCATTCGTCTGCGAGATTTAGCTGGTCTGTATTCGGTGACAAACTCAGAAGAATGTAGCGCAATTTTGAATAAATTTATAACCAATGCCAACTTCAGAAATCAAACTGGAATGATCTGCGGCCACTTTGTTAACAAAAATACTGGGGCAACGCAAAAGGTTGTTGATTATATTTCAGTACACTTTGAATAA
- a CDS encoding class I SAM-dependent methyltransferase: protein MSNKTINTEQGHWILANMGKRVLRPGGKELTLKLVNGLDVKHEDALVEFAPGMGFTASMILKKKPKKYIGIELNEEAAARLKIKINGTPAATIVNTTAAHTGLEDSSADKVLGEAMLTMQVDDRKSEIIREAYRVLKRGGLYGIHELGLTPNELDPQFKSSIQRKLAQVIRVNARPLTQKEWCGLLENEGFKVKEVFESPMHLLKLKRMIADEGILRAIKIGFNILTHPDAKRRIMKMRKIFKKYEDHMTAYAIIAEKI from the coding sequence ATGAGTAACAAAACCATAAATACCGAACAGGGTCACTGGATTCTTGCCAATATGGGAAAACGCGTTTTACGGCCTGGTGGTAAAGAACTTACACTGAAGCTGGTAAATGGTTTGGATGTTAAACACGAGGATGCATTAGTTGAATTTGCGCCTGGAATGGGTTTTACAGCGTCAATGATTTTGAAGAAAAAGCCAAAAAAATATATCGGAATTGAATTGAATGAAGAAGCAGCTGCCAGATTGAAAATCAAAATCAATGGAACTCCGGCCGCAACAATTGTGAATACCACCGCGGCTCATACTGGCTTGGAAGATTCTAGCGCAGATAAGGTTTTGGGAGAAGCAATGTTAACCATGCAGGTTGACGATCGTAAATCTGAAATAATCAGAGAAGCATATAGAGTGCTTAAAAGAGGAGGGCTTTATGGCATTCACGAGCTGGGTTTAACACCAAATGAATTAGATCCCCAATTCAAAAGTAGCATTCAACGCAAGTTGGCACAGGTAATTCGTGTAAATGCGCGTCCATTAACCCAAAAAGAATGGTGCGGATTATTGGAAAATGAAGGCTTTAAAGTTAAAGAAGTTTTTGAATCGCCGATGCATCTTTTAAAACTAAAACGGATGATTGCAGATGAAGGAATTCTCAGAGCGATTAAAATAGGTTTTAATATTCTTACACATCCAGATGCCAAAAGGCGAATTATGAAAATGCGGAAAATCTTCAAAAAATATGAGGACCACATGACCGCGTATGCCATAATTGCTGAAAAAATCTAG
- a CDS encoding cupin domain-containing protein — translation MKLASLVNDLQYNESRPTVQVLLETETGKEIRIAFKEGQVMKEHKTPFSIVVEIFEGAIDFGVNGNIYNLKKGDLIALGGGIPHDLKAMETSTVRLSLNKADSAKRVEDVVKNS, via the coding sequence ATGAAACTAGCATCATTAGTAAACGATCTTCAATACAACGAAAGCAGACCAACCGTCCAAGTTTTATTAGAAACCGAAACTGGAAAAGAGATCAGAATAGCCTTTAAGGAAGGTCAAGTTATGAAAGAGCACAAAACACCTTTCTCTATTGTTGTCGAAATTTTTGAAGGCGCCATTGATTTTGGAGTAAATGGAAACATTTATAATCTGAAAAAAGGTGATTTAATAGCACTTGGAGGCGGAATTCCTCACGATTTAAAAGCAATGGAAACTAGTACAGTAAGATTAAGTCTTAACAAAGCAGATTCTGCTAAAAGAGTGGAGGATGTTGTGAAAAATTCCTAA
- the fabD gene encoding ACP S-malonyltransferase: MKAYIFPGQGAQFTGMGKDLYENSSKAKDLFHQANEVLGFDITKIMFEGTADELKETKVTQPAIFLHSTILAEVMGDKFQPDMVAGHSLGEISALVANRTLAFSDGLRLVYKRALAMQKACEATPSTMAAVLGLEDHLVEEICANTPGIVVAANYNCPGQLVISGDVDAVGKACESLKEAGARRALILPVGGAFHSPLMEPAREELAAAIEATQFTAPACPIYQNVSTFAVTDPSEIKENLIFQLTAPVKWTQSIQNMIKDGATKFIEVGPGNVLQGLVKKIDSSAETEKSEI, encoded by the coding sequence ATGAAAGCATATATATTCCCCGGACAAGGCGCCCAATTCACTGGAATGGGTAAAGATTTATACGAAAACTCATCAAAAGCTAAAGATTTATTTCATCAGGCAAATGAGGTTTTAGGCTTCGACATTACAAAAATAATGTTTGAAGGTACGGCCGATGAACTTAAGGAAACGAAAGTTACGCAGCCCGCAATATTTCTTCATTCCACTATTTTAGCAGAAGTAATGGGCGACAAATTTCAGCCAGATATGGTTGCGGGACATTCTTTAGGCGAAATTTCGGCTTTGGTTGCCAATAGAACACTTGCTTTTAGCGATGGATTAAGACTTGTTTATAAACGCGCTTTAGCAATGCAAAAGGCTTGTGAAGCAACTCCTTCAACAATGGCGGCGGTATTAGGTTTGGAAGATCATTTAGTTGAAGAAATCTGTGCCAATACACCTGGAATTGTAGTTGCAGCAAATTACAACTGTCCTGGTCAGCTAGTGATTTCAGGCGATGTAGATGCCGTGGGAAAAGCTTGCGAAAGTTTAAAAGAAGCTGGCGCACGTAGAGCTTTGATTTTACCAGTTGGTGGCGCATTTCATAGTCCTTTAATGGAACCTGCTCGCGAAGAACTAGCCGCTGCAATAGAAGCTACGCAATTTACAGCACCCGCCTGCCCAATTTATCAAAACGTTTCCACTTTCGCTGTTACAGATCCTTCAGAAATAAAGGAAAATTTAATCTTTCAGCTTACCGCTCCCGTAAAATGGACGCAGAGTATTCAGAATATGATAAAAGATGGCGCAACTAAATTTATTGAAGTTGGCCCCGGAAATGTTTTGCAAGGATTAGTTAAAAAGATTGATAGTTCTGCTGAAACTGAGAAATCGGAGATTTAA
- a CDS encoding D-serine ammonia-lyase — MFSKNKIDSFIKQAPVLKEIMDLKPLIWLNPNIKSKAEMPSFPIKRKDMEAAAKLWERFAPFFVKAFPETAETKGILESPLKEIQNMKALLNQESTKIQGQFFLKCDNALPIAGSIKARGGFFEVLHYAEDLAINAGILKNGDDYSIFTSDKFKEFFSKYKIGVGSTGNLGLSIGIISAKLGFQVTVYVSSDAKKWKKDLLRSKGVQIIEFAGDFSEAILAGRQKTNADPMAYFVDDENSHELFLGYTVGALRLAKQLEEANIKVDTEHPLFVYSPCGVGGSPGGTAFGLKQIYGDNVHCFFVEPTHSPAVLTGLVTGEMSNISVQDIGVDNKTEADGLAVGRPSNFATTVSGHLISGIYTIEDNHLFTLLAQLMDTEKIFLEPSATAGLIGPQMLAKTDYAAKNKLKMENATHIVWATGGDLVPDEERNTFYNRGINNLAHSTL, encoded by the coding sequence ATGTTTTCAAAAAATAAAATAGATTCTTTCATAAAACAAGCTCCTGTTTTAAAGGAAATTATGGATTTAAAACCATTGATTTGGCTTAATCCAAACATAAAATCGAAAGCGGAAATGCCTTCTTTCCCAATTAAAAGGAAGGATATGGAAGCAGCCGCCAAATTATGGGAACGGTTTGCGCCATTTTTTGTGAAAGCATTTCCCGAAACGGCGGAAACTAAAGGTATTCTTGAATCTCCTTTAAAAGAAATTCAAAATATGAAGGCGCTTTTAAATCAAGAAAGCACAAAAATTCAAGGACAATTCTTTTTAAAATGTGACAATGCTCTTCCAATCGCAGGTTCCATAAAAGCACGTGGCGGATTTTTTGAAGTATTGCATTATGCCGAAGATTTGGCTATAAATGCAGGTATTCTGAAAAATGGGGATGATTATAGCATTTTTACTTCAGATAAATTCAAGGAGTTCTTCAGTAAATATAAAATTGGAGTCGGTTCTACCGGAAACCTTGGGTTGAGTATTGGTATTATTAGTGCGAAGCTCGGTTTTCAAGTAACCGTTTATGTTTCATCTGATGCCAAAAAGTGGAAAAAAGATTTGTTGCGTTCCAAAGGAGTGCAAATAATTGAGTTTGCTGGCGATTTCAGCGAAGCCATTCTTGCAGGAAGACAGAAAACAAATGCCGATCCAATGGCGTATTTTGTAGATGATGAAAACTCTCACGAACTATTTTTAGGCTACACAGTGGGCGCGCTCAGATTGGCGAAACAATTGGAAGAAGCGAATATTAAAGTTGATACAGAACATCCGTTGTTTGTGTATTCTCCTTGTGGAGTAGGCGGCTCTCCTGGTGGAACGGCTTTTGGTTTGAAACAAATTTACGGAGATAATGTGCATTGTTTCTTTGTGGAACCCACACATTCCCCAGCGGTTTTAACAGGATTGGTTACTGGCGAAATGAGTAATATAAGCGTGCAGGATATTGGCGTGGATAATAAAACCGAAGCTGATGGATTAGCAGTTGGCCGTCCTTCTAATTTTGCCACGACAGTAAGTGGGCATTTAATTAGCGGTATTTATACCATTGAGGATAATCATCTTTTTACGCTTTTGGCACAACTGATGGATACAGAAAAAATATTTCTAGAACCTTCCGCCACTGCGGGATTGATTGGTCCACAAATGCTAGCCAAAACAGATTACGCTGCAAAAAACAAACTTAAAATGGAAAACGCCACTCACATTGTTTGGGCTACGGGAGGAGACTTAGTTCCCGATGAGGAGCGGAACACTTTTTATAATCGTGGTATAAATAATTTGGCTCATTCTACTTTATAG
- a CDS encoding DinB family protein yields MNSIKILLVSIFLCNISFVKAQEQERDWVPFSQILDLEVKKDLVFELTASVKVDVKEPNSQAGLWARVDNKGKTMGFFDNMSDRPIKDSTWKTYSIKGILDSKAKRLVFGGLVYGNGSFYYDDFKLSIENPKTGKMEEVAIDNSGFEEVVANSEIPKWWIGISKEAFENTAGFSMNSSDESSEGNHSLKIEGKNITRTVQNYIGPIDGYSPQIGTLVTMLNNLSERVEYAVGNMSQAELDYQLDEKSNSVGALIMHLAATETYFQEATFGESNLSEAELEELRIAMELGDEGRQHIKGHDATYYLDIYKKARKRTLELLKEKDDAWLAEVPEGSTVNNHFSWFHVMEHQSSHLGQILLLQKRIPETKTLDLKNDKKVD; encoded by the coding sequence ATGAATTCCATAAAAATTTTACTTGTCAGTATTTTTCTTTGTAATATTTCATTCGTAAAAGCACAAGAGCAAGAACGAGATTGGGTTCCGTTTTCACAAATTTTAGATTTGGAAGTGAAAAAGGATTTAGTTTTTGAATTGACCGCTTCAGTAAAAGTTGATGTTAAAGAACCCAATAGCCAAGCGGGACTGTGGGCTCGTGTAGACAATAAAGGTAAGACAATGGGCTTCTTTGATAATATGAGCGACAGGCCTATTAAAGATTCAACCTGGAAAACATATTCCATAAAAGGAATATTGGATTCAAAAGCAAAAAGACTTGTTTTTGGCGGACTCGTTTACGGAAATGGAAGTTTTTATTACGATGATTTTAAACTTTCCATTGAAAACCCAAAAACTGGAAAAATGGAAGAAGTTGCTATTGACAATTCAGGTTTTGAAGAAGTGGTTGCGAATAGCGAAATTCCAAAATGGTGGATTGGAATCAGCAAAGAGGCTTTTGAAAACACAGCTGGTTTTTCGATGAATAGTTCTGACGAAAGTTCTGAAGGGAATCATTCCCTTAAAATTGAAGGAAAAAACATCACTCGTACAGTCCAAAATTATATTGGTCCAATTGACGGATACAGTCCGCAAATCGGCACGTTAGTAACTATGCTTAACAACCTCAGCGAACGGGTGGAATATGCTGTGGGCAATATGTCTCAAGCCGAATTGGATTATCAACTTGATGAAAAATCTAACTCCGTTGGCGCTTTGATAATGCATTTGGCAGCAACAGAAACCTATTTCCAAGAAGCAACTTTTGGAGAGAGCAATCTTTCAGAAGCGGAACTGGAGGAGTTGAGAATCGCAATGGAATTAGGTGATGAAGGTCGTCAACACATTAAAGGACACGATGCCACCTATTATTTAGATATTTATAAAAAAGCCAGAAAAAGAACTTTAGAATTGCTGAAAGAGAAAGACGACGCTTGGCTTGCAGAAGTTCCTGAAGGCTCAACTGTGAATAACCATTTTTCTTGGTTTCACGTTATGGAACATCAATCCAGCCATTTAGGTCAAATACTTTTGCTTCAAAAGCGAATACCTGAAACCAAAACATTGGATCTGAAAAACGATAAAAAAGTTGATTAA